ATGGGATGGTCGGCGTAGCGTGCGGCATCGGCTGCCAGCTCGGCTTCCCAAAAGTTCTGCGCCCACGTCAGGCACAGATCGACCTCGGCGTTTCGTGTCATCACCTCGAGCTGGCGCGCGAGCTTTCCCGGTTGCCACAGGTCGTCGCAGTCGTTGAACGCGATGTACTCTCCCGTTGCAGCATCCAGACCCGCATTGCGGGCGGCGGCCGGGCCGCGGTTTTCCTGGCGCAGCACGCGCACGGCGGAAGCGTAGCCGGCGGCGATGCGCGCGCTGCCGTCGGTGGAGCCGTCGTCGACGACGATGATCTCGAGCGGGCGATGCTCCTGCGCCAGCACCGAGTCCAGGCACTGACGCAGAAAGCGCTCGCCGTTCCAGACCGGAATGACGACGCTGACGAGCGAGGGCGTCGTCACGTGGACGAGCCTCCGGCGCCCGCTCCGCGGCGGCGGCGGTCCAGCGCGGCCTTGACCAGGTGCAGGTACTCGCTGCGGCTCTGGCTGCCGAAGTGCTGGCTACGGTTGCCATCGTGAAGCCGCCGGCGCGCCAGCACGTGCGGCAGCAGCTCGTGCACCGCGCCGGCCTCACTGGCACGCAGGACCCAATCGGTATCGTCGCTGTGTTCGAGCTTTTCGTTGAACGTGCCGATGCGCTCCATGGCGCCGCGCCGCACCACGAGCGTCGTCAGCGAAAACCCGGCAATGGGCTCGAGCAGGCGGGGATCGCGCACGCGCCGGTCCTCGAGTTCCTCGCTGACGAAGTTTCGCAGCATCGTCACGCAGTAGTCGAGATCCGGCCGCTGCTGCAGGCGCTCGAGCTGGAGCTCGAGCTTGCGCGGCTCCCACGTGTCGTCGGCGTCCAGGAAGGCGAGCACGTCACCTGCGCTGGCGGCGATGCCGCGGTTGCGGGCTGCGGCCGGGCCGGCGTTGGCCTGCCGCAGCAGCACGACGCGCGCGCCGTAGCCTGCCGCCACTGCCGCGGTCGCATCGGTGGATCCGTCGTCCACCACCACGATCTGGTCGGGCGGACGGGTCTGCGCCAACGCGCTGTCGAGGGCGGCGGCGAGGTAGCGTTCGGCATTGAAGGCGGGAATGATGCAGGAGACGTGGAACACGACGTCGATACCGGCGGCCAATCTCGCCGCGCGTCGGCAACAAGGCAAATCCTTGCCTGCGGTGCCTGCGCCCGCTTTCCCTTGGCCGTGCGCCGCCGGCGGCCGGCGTTGCCGCTGCGAGGGCGGCGATGACCACGCGCGTGCTGCTTTGGTCGCCGGGCTTCCTCGGAGAGATCGGCGGCATCGAAGCGCTTGCGCGTCCGATGGTCCAGGCCCTTCACGGCAACGGCTTCGAGTTCCGCGTCATGGCCACCAATACGGTCCTTCCCGAGGAGCGGACGCTGTCGTGGAACGGCGTGACGGTGCACTCGCTGCCGATCTACGACGCCCTGGCGCGCAAGGATCTTGTCGCGTACGCGGCGCTGCGGCGGCGCGTGCGCGAGATCGAGCAGGACTTCGACCCGCACGTCGTGCACGTCAATCACCATCATCCCGGCCTCGTCGTGCATTGCGATACGATGGCTGGCAGGCGCGCGGCGGTCGTGTACACCGCGCATGGGTGGGGATTCCTGACGTCGGAGGGCTCGTCGCACGAATCGATCATCGGCCGCTTGATCCGCGGCGCCGACTGGCTCGTCGGATGCGCCCAGTCCTCGGTCGATGCGGTATGCAGCCTCATCCCCGAAATGCGCGACCGCAGCTCGCTCATCCGCAACGCGATGCCGCCGCCGGCGCTGCAGCCGGCACCGCTGCCGTGGGACCCGCCGCTGCTGCTGTGCATCGGCAGGCTCGTCGAGCAGAAGGGCTTCGACACGGCCATCGATGCGATGGCCATGGTGGACGCGAGCGTCCAGCTGCGCATCGCCGGCTACGGCCCCGACGCGGAGCGCCTCGCCGCGCGGATCGAGCAGCAGCGCCTCGGCGACCGCGTGCACATGCTCGGCGGCGTCGCGCCCGAGGCCGTGCCGGCGCTGATGAACGAGGCCACGGCGGTGCTCATGCCATCGCGCGGATGGGAGGGGTTGCCGATGGTCGCCGTCGAAGCGGCGTTGATGGCGCGGCCGCTGGTGGCCAGCGAGCTGCCGGGGCTCGACGAAGCGTTCGTGCCCGGCCAGACCGGCGTCGCCTTCCCACCGGGCGACGCCATTGCGCTGGCGCAGGCCATCGGCTACTTGCTCGGCCGCCGCGAGGAAGCCGAAGCGATGGGGCAGCGCGCTCGACAACGAGCGATGCGCGAATTCGGCTGGGACGCCTACATCGAAGCCTACGGCTCGCTGTACGAGCGCCTCGCGCGGAGAGAGAGTCGTGTCAGATCTCGAGAATCGTTATCTTCCCGATGAAAACGAAGTCACCGCCAAGGTGATCGATGGCGAAGCCATCATCATCAACCTGCTGACGGGCGTCTACTACAGCATGGATGGAACCGGTGCCCGCGTGTGGGAGGGCATCGAGCGCGGTCGATCCATCGATGAGATCAGCGCCGCCATCGCCAGCGGCTATGGCATCGATCCGGCACGCGTGCAGGCAGACGTGCACACGCTGTTTCGCCAGCTTCTCGACGAGCGCATGATCCGCGCCGTCGATGCCGCGGCGCCCGTCGATGCCGCGGCGCCCGTCGATGCCGCCCCAGCAGCCTTCAGCGGTAGCTATCAGCCGCCGGTGCTCAACGTCTATCGCGACATGGCCGAGGTCCTGGCGCTCGATCCTCCCACTCCGGGCGTGTTCGATTCCCTGCTCAAGGATCCGAACGCCTGAGCGAGCTGCGCTGACTTCCGTGCCGGCGACCGATCATCCGCACGATGCTGCGCCGGCGGAAGATGCTGCGCCGGCGTGGGCGATGCCGATCGCCGATGCGGCCGCCGCCGCCATCGACGCGTCGCTGCATGAGGCGTTTGCCGAGGCGTGCGCACGGCACTCCCCGGTGCAGGCGACCTACGTGCTCTCGGGCCGCCGCGCCAGCATCCGTGTGTGCGGCGAGCAGCTGGCCGAGAAGGTCCATCTGCCGTTCGCGCATCTCCACCGTCCCGGCGACGCGGCTGCCGCCGACATCACCATCGACCTGTGGGACCCGGCCGCGACCGGCGTCGCGCTCCCCGCTCCCGCGCTCGAGGCGGTGAACGCGGAGGGCAATCCGCCGGTGCGCGTCAGCGTGAACGGCCGCTACGTCGGCCATCGACTGCGCCGGACGCTGGTGTGGCTGGATCGTCGTTGCTCGCGCATCACCGGCGGCGTCGACCTCGCGGCGCCGCTGTCACTCTTCGAAACCGGACGTCCGCTGTATTTTCCGCTCATGCTGTGGCTGCGCGATCAGCGCGTGCAGTTCGTGCATTCGGGAATGGTCGAGCGCGACGGCCGCGGCGTGATCCTGTGCGGCCAGGGAGGCTCGGGGAAGTCGACGACGTCGCTG
The sequence above is drawn from the Candidatus Limnocylindrales bacterium genome and encodes:
- a CDS encoding glycosyltransferase family A protein; translation: MTTPSLVSVVIPVWNGERFLRQCLDSVLAQEHRPLEIIVVDDGSTDGSARIAAGYASAVRVLRQENRGPAAARNAGLDAATGEYIAFNDCDDLWQPGKLARQLEVMTRNAEVDLCLTWAQNFWEAELAADAARYADHPMSRPYGGYSIQSVLLRARSLARLPRLPEELRHGETAVWMESVRAAGGVLHTIEEVLVRRRLHASNMTRLEVDSANEGVMRFLQHRLRVRRGESS
- a CDS encoding glycosyltransferase family A protein, with amino-acid sequence MAAGIDVVFHVSCIIPAFNAERYLAAALDSALAQTRPPDQIVVVDDGSTDATAAVAAGYGARVVLLRQANAGPAAARNRGIAASAGDVLAFLDADDTWEPRKLELQLERLQQRPDLDYCVTMLRNFVSEELEDRRVRDPRLLEPIAGFSLTTLVVRRGAMERIGTFNEKLEHSDDTDWVLRASEAGAVHELLPHVLARRRLHDGNRSQHFGSQSRSEYLHLVKAALDRRRRGAGAGGSST
- a CDS encoding glycosyltransferase family 4 protein, with the translated sequence MTTRVLLWSPGFLGEIGGIEALARPMVQALHGNGFEFRVMATNTVLPEERTLSWNGVTVHSLPIYDALARKDLVAYAALRRRVREIEQDFDPHVVHVNHHHPGLVVHCDTMAGRRAAVVYTAHGWGFLTSEGSSHESIIGRLIRGADWLVGCAQSSVDAVCSLIPEMRDRSSLIRNAMPPPALQPAPLPWDPPLLLCIGRLVEQKGFDTAIDAMAMVDASVQLRIAGYGPDAERLAARIEQQRLGDRVHMLGGVAPEAVPALMNEATAVLMPSRGWEGLPMVAVEAALMARPLVASELPGLDEAFVPGQTGVAFPPGDAIALAQAIGYLLGRREEAEAMGQRARQRAMREFGWDAYIEAYGSLYERLARRESRVRSRESLSSR
- a CDS encoding PqqD family protein → MSDLENRYLPDENEVTAKVIDGEAIIINLLTGVYYSMDGTGARVWEGIERGRSIDEISAAIASGYGIDPARVQADVHTLFRQLLDERMIRAVDAAAPVDAAAPVDAAPAAFSGSYQPPVLNVYRDMAEVLALDPPTPGVFDSLLKDPNA